In one Novosphingopyxis iocasae genomic region, the following are encoded:
- a CDS encoding aspartate kinase produces MARIVMKFGGTSMAGTERIRRVAQIVKRQAEGGHEVAVVVSAMAGETDRLVQFCREANPLFDPAEYDVVVASGEQVTSGLLAMTLQAIGAKARSWMGWQLPLRTDLSHSKARIGSIVQDNLIASMQAGQIAVIPGFQGMTDEGRLSTLGRGGSDTSAVAVAAAIKADRCDIYTDVDGVYTTDPRIVSRAQKLKMVTYEEMLELASVGAKVLQTRSVGLAMKEGVRVQVLSSFVEDGAPPADSLPGTMIVSDEELAAAQDKDPSMERQLITGIAHDKNEAKITLTRVPDEPGAVARIFGPLADANINVDMIVQNVGRDRGETDVTFTAPRSDLVRCTEILENQREAIGYNRMITDSRIAKISVVGVGMRSHAGIAADMFKALSDRKINIQAITTSEIKVSVLIDEDETELAVRVLHTAYGLDAD; encoded by the coding sequence ATGGCCCGCATCGTGATGAAATTCGGCGGCACCTCCATGGCCGGGACGGAGCGCATTCGGCGCGTGGCGCAGATCGTCAAGCGCCAGGCCGAGGGCGGGCATGAAGTCGCCGTCGTGGTCTCCGCCATGGCCGGCGAAACAGACCGCTTGGTCCAGTTCTGCCGCGAGGCGAACCCGCTGTTCGATCCGGCGGAATATGATGTGGTGGTGGCCAGCGGCGAACAGGTCACCAGCGGCCTCCTCGCCATGACGCTACAGGCGATCGGCGCGAAGGCGCGCAGCTGGATGGGCTGGCAGCTGCCGCTGCGCACGGACCTGTCGCACAGCAAGGCGCGTATCGGATCGATCGTGCAGGACAATCTCATCGCCTCGATGCAGGCCGGCCAGATCGCCGTTATTCCCGGCTTTCAGGGCATGACCGATGAAGGGCGGCTCTCCACCCTCGGGCGCGGCGGTTCCGACACCAGCGCGGTGGCCGTGGCCGCGGCGATCAAGGCGGACCGCTGCGATATCTACACCGATGTCGACGGCGTCTACACCACCGATCCGCGCATCGTCAGCCGCGCGCAAAAGCTGAAGATGGTCACCTATGAAGAGATGCTGGAACTTGCCAGCGTCGGCGCCAAGGTTCTGCAGACCCGCTCCGTCGGGCTCGCGATGAAAGAGGGGGTGCGCGTACAGGTGCTCTCCAGCTTCGTGGAGGACGGTGCCCCGCCCGCAGACAGCCTGCCCGGAACGATGATCGTGAGCGACGAGGAACTCGCCGCCGCACAGGACAAGGACCCCAGCATGGAACGCCAGCTCATCACCGGCATCGCCCACGACAAGAACGAGGCGAAGATCACCCTCACCCGCGTTCCCGACGAACCCGGCGCGGTGGCGCGCATCTTCGGGCCGCTGGCGGATGCCAACATCAATGTGGACATGATCGTCCAGAATGTCGGGCGCGATCGCGGCGAGACCGACGTCACCTTCACCGCGCCGCGCAGCGACCTTGTCCGTTGTACCGAAATTCTGGAAAACCAGCGCGAGGCGATCGGCTACAACCGCATGATCACCGACAGCCGCATCGCCAAGATCTCGGTCGTGGGCGTCGGCATGCGCAGCCATGCCGGCATTGCGGCGGACATGTTCAAGGCGCTGTCCGACCGCAAGATCAACATTCAGGCGATCACCACCTCCGAAATCAAGGTCAGCGTTCTGATCGACGAGGACGAGACCGAACTGGCCGTGCGCGTGCTCCACACCGCCTACGGGCTGGACGCGGACTAG
- a CDS encoding NAD(P)H-dependent flavin oxidoreductase, translating into MTHPNLRRLMSRGTDFLGCDYAIMCGAMSWVSERNLVSAISNAGGFGVIACGAMTPDLLDKEIAATKERTVKPFGVNLITMHPDLMELIAVCGRHEVTHIVLAGGLPPRGSIEAIRETGAKIICFAPAIALAKKLVRTGVDALVIEGMEAGGHIGPVSTSVLAQEILPELADQLPIFVAGGIGRGQAIASYLEMGAAGVQLGTRFVCATESIAHENFKKAFFRASARDAVASVQVDPRLPVIPVRALKNKGTEAFTAKQREVAAVLDEEKIEMSEAQLQIEHYWAGALRRAVIDGDVENGSLMAGQSVGMVKQEESAAEIINVLANEAEKALAR; encoded by the coding sequence ATGACCCATCCCAACCTTCGCCGCCTGATGTCTCGCGGCACCGATTTCCTCGGCTGCGACTATGCCATTATGTGCGGCGCGATGAGCTGGGTGTCCGAACGCAATCTCGTTTCCGCCATCTCCAATGCGGGCGGCTTCGGCGTGATCGCCTGCGGCGCGATGACGCCGGACCTTCTCGACAAGGAAATCGCGGCGACCAAGGAGCGCACCGTCAAGCCGTTCGGCGTGAACCTGATCACCATGCATCCGGACCTGATGGAACTGATCGCAGTCTGCGGACGGCATGAGGTGACGCATATCGTGCTGGCGGGCGGCCTGCCGCCGCGCGGATCGATCGAGGCGATCCGCGAAACGGGCGCCAAAATCATCTGCTTCGCGCCCGCCATCGCACTCGCCAAGAAACTGGTGCGCACCGGCGTCGATGCGCTGGTGATCGAGGGCATGGAAGCGGGCGGCCATATCGGCCCGGTTTCCACCAGCGTTCTGGCGCAGGAAATCCTGCCCGAACTGGCCGATCAGCTTCCCATCTTCGTGGCCGGTGGCATCGGGCGCGGTCAGGCGATCGCCAGCTATCTGGAAATGGGCGCGGCGGGCGTGCAGCTCGGCACCCGCTTCGTCTGCGCCACCGAATCGATCGCGCATGAGAATTTCAAAAAGGCCTTCTTCCGCGCCTCCGCGCGCGATGCGGTGGCCAGCGTGCAGGTCGATCCGCGCCTGCCCGTCATTCCGGTGCGCGCCTTGAAGAACAAGGGCACCGAAGCCTTCACCGCCAAGCAGCGCGAAGTCGCCGCCGTGCTCGACGAGGAAAAGATCGAGATGAGCGAGGCGCAGCTTCAGATCGAGCATTATTGGGCCGGGGCCCTTCGCCGCGCGGTCATCGACGGCGATGTCGAGAACGGATCGCTGATGGCCGGCCAGTCGGTCGGCATGGTGAAGCAGGAAGAAAGCGCGGCCGAGATCATCAACGTGCTGGCGAACGAAGCGGAGAAGGCGCTGGCGCGATAG
- a CDS encoding catalase — translation MANKVPPTTTDAGIPVQSDEHSLTLGPDGPIVLNDHYLIEQMANFNRERIAERQPHAKGSGAFGHFEVTNDVSKYTKAKFLQPGAKTETAMRFSTVAGERGSPDTWRDPRGFSVKFYTDDGNFDMVGNNTPIFFIRDPLKFQHFIRSQKRRADNGLRDHDMMWDFWTLSPESAHQVTYLMGDRGVPKNWREMNGYSSHTYMLINEDGEKFWVKWHFHTNVGDEGGNAHFTQDEAVEMAGKDSDYHRRDLFNAIAEGNGPSWTLKFQIMPFEDAKTYRINPFDLTKTWPHSDYPLIEVGKLTLNENPVDWDTQIEQLAFEPNNMVPGIGLSPDKMLLARGFSYSDAHRARLGVNYKQIPVNKPKTEVHSYSRAGHMRVENAVDPVYAPNSYGGPAAQPEVGGEATWYADGDMVRQAYTLREDDDDWSQAAALINDVMDDAQRDRFVSNVSGHLADGVSEKVLTRAFEYWRNVDAKIGERIEKSVRDMIGGTSEEPGMASAKATTPEMEPAE, via the coding sequence ATGGCCAACAAGGTTCCCCCCACCACCACCGACGCCGGCATTCCGGTGCAGAGCGACGAGCATTCGCTGACGCTGGGACCGGACGGCCCGATCGTCCTCAACGATCATTACCTGATCGAGCAGATGGCGAACTTCAACCGCGAGCGGATTGCCGAGCGGCAGCCGCATGCCAAGGGTTCGGGCGCGTTCGGCCATTTCGAAGTCACCAATGACGTTTCGAAGTACACCAAGGCCAAGTTTTTGCAGCCAGGTGCGAAGACCGAAACGGCCATGCGCTTCTCCACCGTGGCGGGCGAGCGGGGCAGCCCCGACACTTGGCGCGATCCGCGCGGCTTTTCGGTGAAGTTCTACACCGATGACGGCAATTTCGACATGGTCGGCAACAATACGCCGATCTTCTTCATTCGCGATCCGTTGAAGTTCCAGCACTTCATCCGCTCGCAGAAGCGCCGTGCGGACAACGGCCTGCGCGATCACGACATGATGTGGGACTTTTGGACGCTGAGCCCGGAAAGCGCGCATCAGGTGACCTATCTGATGGGAGATCGCGGCGTGCCGAAGAACTGGCGCGAGATGAATGGCTATTCCAGCCACACCTATATGCTGATCAACGAAGACGGCGAGAAGTTCTGGGTGAAGTGGCACTTCCACACCAATGTGGGCGATGAAGGCGGCAACGCGCATTTCACGCAGGATGAGGCGGTCGAGATGGCGGGCAAGGACAGCGACTATCACCGCCGCGATTTGTTCAACGCGATTGCCGAGGGCAATGGGCCGAGCTGGACGCTGAAGTTCCAGATCATGCCGTTCGAGGATGCGAAAACCTATCGCATCAATCCGTTCGACCTGACGAAGACCTGGCCGCATTCCGATTATCCGCTGATCGAGGTCGGCAAGCTGACGCTGAACGAAAACCCGGTCGACTGGGATACGCAGATCGAGCAGCTGGCGTTCGAGCCGAACAATATGGTGCCGGGCATCGGCCTGTCGCCAGACAAGATGCTGCTCGCCCGCGGCTTCTCCTATTCAGACGCGCACCGTGCGCGCCTGGGGGTCAATTATAAGCAGATCCCCGTCAACAAGCCGAAGACGGAAGTGCATAGCTACTCGCGTGCCGGGCATATGCGCGTCGAGAACGCGGTTGATCCGGTCTATGCGCCGAACAGCTATGGCGGCCCCGCCGCGCAGCCCGAAGTGGGCGGCGAGGCGACCTGGTATGCCGATGGCGATATGGTGCGTCAAGCCTATACCCTGCGCGAGGATGACGACGACTGGAGCCAGGCCGCCGCGCTGATCAACGACGTGATGGACGATGCCCAGCGCGACCGGTTCGTCTCCAACGTCTCGGGCCATCTGGCCGACGGCGTCAGCGAAAAGGTGCTCACCCGCGCCTTCGAATATTGGCGCAATGTCGATGCGAAGATCGGAGAGCGGATCGAGAAATCGGTGCGCGACATGATCGGCGGCACATCGGAAGAGCCCGGCATGGCATCTGCCAAGGCGACGACGCCGGAAATGGAACCGGCCGAATAA
- the ubiG gene encoding bifunctional 2-polyprenyl-6-hydroxyphenol methylase/3-demethylubiquinol 3-O-methyltransferase UbiG codes for MSNSSVETLSAPSNSPSTINADEAAHFGKMAADWWDPKGSSAMLHKLNPVRLRYIRRQVDRHFACDKCEWTPLQGRSALDVGCGAGLLAEPLARLGAAVTAIDAAPENIAAAKAHAAGAGLDIDYRATPVEALDAGPFDLVTCLEVIEHVDDPARFAAELAGKLAPGGLLILSTPNRTPASKLLLVEGAERLGRIPRGTHDWYKFLTPEECETLLADAGLDVIDREGIAFSPGQGLHLSDDQTLNYILAAVKAG; via the coding sequence ATGAGCAATTCAAGCGTCGAAACCCTGTCCGCCCCCTCTAATTCGCCGTCCACGATCAATGCGGACGAAGCCGCGCATTTCGGCAAGATGGCTGCCGACTGGTGGGACCCCAAGGGCTCCAGCGCCATGCTGCACAAGCTGAACCCGGTACGCCTGCGCTATATCCGGCGGCAGGTGGACCGGCATTTTGCCTGCGACAAATGCGAATGGACGCCGCTTCAAGGTCGCAGCGCCCTCGATGTCGGCTGCGGAGCGGGGCTGCTCGCCGAACCGCTGGCGCGGCTGGGCGCGGCGGTGACCGCGATCGACGCCGCTCCGGAAAATATCGCCGCGGCCAAGGCGCATGCCGCCGGGGCCGGGCTCGATATCGATTACCGGGCAACCCCGGTGGAGGCGCTGGACGCGGGGCCGTTCGATCTCGTCACCTGTCTGGAGGTGATCGAGCATGTCGACGATCCAGCGCGCTTTGCCGCCGAACTGGCGGGCAAGCTCGCGCCGGGCGGGCTCCTCATCCTCTCCACCCCCAACCGCACGCCCGCATCGAAGCTTCTACTAGTAGAGGGCGCCGAACGCCTGGGCCGCATCCCGCGCGGGACGCATGATTGGTACAAGTTTCTCACCCCCGAAGAATGCGAGACGCTGCTGGCCGACGCCGGACTGGACGTGATCGACCGCGAAGGCATTGCCTTCAGCCCGGGCCAGGGCCTGCACCTCAGCGACGATCAGACGCTGAACTATATCCTGGCGGCGGTGAAGGCTGGGTGA
- a CDS encoding PQQ-dependent sugar dehydrogenase, translating into MIRQAAFSLTLVLALAACQKDSNPSLDQTGEQPQLPTQNDALIPAMTIPTPAGWDGELPTVPDGFTIAPIAKDLKIPRQMLVLPNGDILVAEGRGGHASPVRPKDVIAGIIKKQGTSAVKGGNRITLLRDADGDGKTDLQTTFISGLDAPYGMALVDGTLYVANQGNVVSFPYTDGATSIAGPGRELTKLPSRINHHWTKSMTASPDGSKLYVGIGSNSNVGERGMDVEEDRAVIWEIDRATGASRIYASGVRNPTALAINPATNQLWTVANERDELGPQLVPDYLTSVKEGAFYGWPYSYYGQHVDPRIQPQRPDLVRKAIAPDYALGSHVAALGLDFAKQGGFGGAMSEGAFVGEHGSWNRRDPSGYKVVFVPFRGGRPSGKPIDVVGGFLKGDHARGRPVGVAFDPTRRALYVADDVSNTVWRVAPKAAARAEAVAKGAREPS; encoded by the coding sequence GTGATCCGCCAGGCCGCTTTTTCGCTCACCCTCGTTCTGGCGCTTGCCGCCTGTCAGAAGGACAGCAATCCCTCGCTCGATCAGACGGGGGAGCAGCCGCAGCTGCCCACCCAGAATGATGCGCTGATCCCGGCGATGACCATTCCCACGCCCGCAGGGTGGGACGGCGAACTGCCGACGGTGCCCGATGGCTTCACCATTGCGCCAATCGCCAAGGACCTCAAGATTCCGCGCCAGATGCTGGTGCTGCCCAATGGAGACATCCTCGTCGCCGAAGGGCGCGGGGGTCATGCTTCGCCGGTGCGACCGAAGGATGTGATCGCCGGGATCATCAAGAAGCAGGGCACCAGTGCGGTAAAGGGCGGCAACCGCATCACGCTGCTGCGCGATGCCGATGGTGACGGAAAGACCGATCTGCAGACCACCTTCATCAGCGGGCTCGATGCGCCTTATGGCATGGCACTCGTGGACGGCACGCTTTACGTCGCCAATCAGGGCAATGTGGTTAGCTTTCCCTACACCGACGGCGCCACGAGCATCGCCGGGCCGGGACGCGAGCTGACGAAGTTGCCGTCGCGGATCAACCATCATTGGACAAAGTCCATGACCGCAAGTCCCGACGGCTCCAAGCTCTATGTCGGCATCGGTTCCAACAGCAATGTCGGCGAGCGTGGTATGGATGTGGAAGAAGACCGCGCGGTGATCTGGGAGATCGACCGGGCCACGGGTGCCAGCCGCATTTATGCTTCCGGTGTGCGCAACCCCACGGCGCTCGCCATCAATCCGGCGACGAACCAGCTGTGGACAGTCGCGAACGAGAGGGATGAGTTGGGGCCGCAGCTGGTGCCCGACTATCTCACCTCGGTGAAGGAGGGCGCGTTCTATGGCTGGCCGTACAGCTATTACGGCCAGCACGTGGATCCGCGCATTCAGCCGCAGCGGCCCGATCTCGTTCGCAAGGCGATTGCGCCCGATTACGCGCTGGGCTCCCACGTCGCCGCGCTGGGGCTGGATTTCGCAAAGCAAGGAGGGTTCGGCGGCGCGATGAGCGAAGGTGCGTTCGTCGGCGAGCATGGAAGCTGGAACCGCCGCGATCCTTCGGGCTATAAGGTTGTGTTCGTGCCGTTTCGTGGTGGCCGCCCTTCGGGCAAGCCAATCGATGTGGTGGGTGGTTTCCTGAAGGGCGATCATGCGCGCGGCCGCCCGGTCGGCGTTGCGTTCGATCCAACAAGGCGCGCGCTGTACGTGGCGGATGATGTATCGAACACCGTGTGGCGGGTGGCGCCAAAGGCGGCGGCTCGTGCAGAGGCGGTGGCAAAGGGCGCTCGGGAACCTTCCTGA
- a CDS encoding PH domain-containing protein, producing MTDEPQSAAAEPLWGEAEGLTAVEPNYRWVMTINAGILGLILLVGVAVADFVLAEKLGWQQGSLLGPLALIILYLVFAIPGRRWLRLGYDLSEDRLRVARGYLWRRDTIVPFGRIQHIDVDQGLIDRGFDLATLIVHTAGTHNSTVSLPGLDETRAAEMREAIRAHIKRETL from the coding sequence ATGACCGACGAACCCCAATCCGCTGCCGCCGAACCGCTCTGGGGTGAGGCTGAGGGGCTGACCGCGGTGGAGCCGAATTATCGCTGGGTGATGACCATCAACGCGGGCATTCTCGGTCTCATACTGCTCGTCGGCGTGGCCGTCGCGGATTTCGTGCTGGCCGAAAAACTCGGTTGGCAGCAGGGCAGCCTGCTCGGCCCGCTGGCGCTGATTATCCTCTATCTCGTCTTTGCCATTCCCGGGCGGCGCTGGCTGCGGCTGGGCTATGATCTGAGCGAGGACCGGCTGCGCGTGGCGCGCGGTTATCTGTGGCGCCGCGATACGATCGTACCGTTCGGACGCATCCAGCATATCGATGTCGATCAGGGTCTGATCGATCGCGGCTTCGATCTGGCGACGCTGATCGTCCACACCGCAGGCACGCATAACAGCACGGTAAGCCTGCCAGGCCTCGACGAAACCCGCGCCGCCGAAATGCGCGAGGCGATCCGCGCGCATATCAAGCGCGAGACGCTGTGA
- a CDS encoding glutathione S-transferase family protein, which produces MWRLYQFPLCPFSRKVRLHLGEKGVGYELERENPWAQRDEFLDMNPTGRTPVIEDEERGLVIADSRAICEYFEETVETNKMISGSSAYRAEIRRLVAWFDEQFYGDVTGPLMHERMYKRLVHRQPPDARVLREAMKLANTHLDYIDYLIDHRSWLAGSTLSLADLACAAQLSVADYLGGIDWSGHEQTKGWYSMFKSRPSFRPLLSERMEVVKPPAHYEEVDF; this is translated from the coding sequence ATGTGGCGTCTTTACCAGTTCCCTCTCTGTCCCTTCTCCCGCAAGGTACGCCTGCATCTGGGCGAAAAGGGCGTGGGCTATGAGCTGGAGCGCGAAAATCCCTGGGCGCAGCGTGACGAATTTCTCGACATGAACCCCACCGGCCGCACGCCGGTGATCGAGGACGAAGAGCGCGGACTGGTGATCGCGGACAGCCGCGCGATCTGCGAATATTTCGAGGAAACTGTCGAAACCAACAAGATGATCAGCGGCAGTTCGGCCTATCGCGCCGAAATCCGCCGGCTGGTCGCCTGGTTCGACGAGCAGTTCTATGGCGATGTCACCGGCCCGCTAATGCACGAGCGGATGTACAAACGCCTTGTCCATCGCCAACCGCCCGATGCGCGCGTGCTGCGCGAGGCGATGAAGCTCGCCAACACGCATCTCGATTATATCGATTATCTGATCGATCATCGCAGTTGGCTCGCAGGATCGACGCTGAGCCTCGCCGATCTAGCCTGCGCCGCGCAGCTATCGGTCGCGGACTATCTGGGCGGGATCGACTGGAGCGGACACGAACAGACCAAGGGCTGGTACTCGATGTTCAAAAGCCGCCCCAGCTTCCGCCCGCTGCTGAGCGAACGCATGGAAGTGGTGAAACCACCTGCGCATTACGAAGAAGTGGATTTTTGA
- a CDS encoding DUF2231 domain-containing protein, producing the protein MARTMHDARSFIHPLHAMLLAFPLALYSSALLSDITYLNTAVVQWTNFSSWLIAGADVFAGLVLAWALIGLFVGRTSKARGRGLIYLALVALMFVTGLINAFQHARDGWDSVGTLGVTLSALSTLFALAAAWIAFSGYVHKEVRS; encoded by the coding sequence ATGGCCAGGACCATGCACGACGCCCGATCTTTCATTCATCCTCTACACGCCATGTTGCTGGCCTTTCCGCTGGCGCTGTATAGCTCAGCACTGCTGTCGGACATTACCTATCTCAACACTGCCGTCGTCCAGTGGACCAACTTCTCCTCCTGGCTGATCGCGGGTGCGGATGTGTTCGCCGGCCTGGTGCTTGCATGGGCTTTGATTGGGCTGTTCGTCGGCCGCACCAGCAAGGCGCGCGGACGCGGTCTGATCTATCTGGCGCTCGTGGCGCTGATGTTCGTAACGGGCCTGATCAACGCATTCCAGCATGCGCGCGATGGCTGGGATTCGGTTGGAACGCTGGGTGTGACGCTGTCTGCGCTGTCCACCCTGTTCGCGCTTGCCGCCGCGTGGATCGCTTTTTCAGGATATGTGCACAAGGAGGTCCGCTCGTGA
- a CDS encoding TonB-dependent receptor plug domain-containing protein has translation MTQAAPSIMPKGLLICSAAPFALMMAGPLAAQEQDDAVPAQGEQQDSGDEQDASDQSIYSGGDIVVRATRLRGEVDTDIPVLDEIGAEEIAGYGASSIGDLIDLLGPQTGSARGRGGGRPVILLNGRRISSFRELRDLPPEAIERVQVFPEELALQYGYRPDQRVINMILVDNFKSVTAELEYGQPSQGGRAKWETQGGLTRIGDDFRFNINGEYTSQSSLTEAERGIARAATNIVVPDGVDLGRFRTLLPQSDQFSLNGSYSKSLTEKIQLSLNAAYELTDSNSLNGLGTVDLFVPGTSPFSQTGQDAVLTRAFTDPRPLAGYSTVQTRSASAGLNSDSSGFRWSVNGNYSENQTDITTNRALDSAALEAMVAAGAVDPFGADIGRGLSFAYPDRSTSLSSTASLIAEGSRELFALPAGGVQLNLNGGYTREDIRGTALRSGEAFATDLGRGTASVGGNVSLPISSRREGVWDAIGDLTLNANAGYRQLTDFGGIASYGGGFNWSPAERLSILFSYIGEESAPGISDLGAPIIVTPNVPIFDFTTGQSVLIDRTTGGNPLLLAERRNDIKFNIGWEPPFLDDFRIEAEYNRNRSRDVTNAFPLLTPAIEGAFPDRVTRGPDGTLLALDARPVTFSEVNAERIRWGLNYRGEFGGNKDEGEERRGGPGGERRASPKRVAQQGSTPSGERNGRAEGQSEGKPANGEKAEGEGGEKQAERPQQRQQRGGGRRGGGMFGRGNDGKARWNVSLYHTYTLQDEVVIRPELPPLDLLNGDAIGASGSPRHKVELQGGIFYKGMGMFLRGNYASATRVNGDPLTGSSDLFFGDLATFDLRLFANLEQVLKKKKGFFKGTRVSLRVDNLFGGIQNVRDADGNTPLRYQPGFVDPVGRFIEIDFRKQF, from the coding sequence ATGACGCAAGCCGCGCCCTCCATTATGCCCAAGGGGCTCCTCATCTGCTCCGCGGCACCGTTCGCGCTTATGATGGCAGGCCCCCTCGCCGCGCAGGAGCAGGACGATGCCGTGCCCGCCCAAGGCGAGCAGCAAGATAGCGGGGATGAGCAGGACGCTTCCGATCAAAGCATCTATAGCGGCGGGGATATAGTGGTGCGCGCCACGCGGCTGCGCGGCGAGGTGGATACCGACATTCCCGTGCTGGACGAGATCGGTGCGGAGGAAATCGCAGGCTATGGCGCGTCTTCGATCGGCGATCTGATCGATCTTCTGGGCCCGCAGACCGGATCGGCGCGCGGGCGCGGCGGCGGGCGGCCGGTGATCCTCCTGAACGGACGGCGCATCTCCAGCTTCCGCGAACTGCGCGATCTTCCGCCCGAGGCGATCGAGCGGGTGCAGGTGTTCCCCGAAGAGCTGGCGCTGCAATATGGCTATCGCCCCGATCAGCGCGTCATCAACATGATCCTGGTCGATAATTTCAAGTCCGTGACGGCGGAGCTGGAATATGGCCAGCCTTCGCAAGGCGGGCGCGCAAAATGGGAGACGCAGGGAGGCCTCACCCGCATCGGCGACGATTTCCGCTTCAACATCAACGGCGAATATACGAGCCAGTCCTCGCTGACCGAGGCGGAGCGCGGCATTGCGCGCGCGGCCACCAATATCGTGGTGCCGGACGGCGTGGATCTCGGCCGTTTCCGCACCCTGCTGCCACAAAGCGACCAGTTCTCACTGAACGGCAGCTACAGCAAAAGCCTGACCGAAAAGATCCAGCTCTCGCTCAACGCCGCTTACGAGCTGACCGATTCCAATTCGCTCAACGGCCTTGGCACGGTGGATTTGTTCGTGCCGGGCACCAGCCCCTTTTCGCAGACCGGGCAGGACGCCGTCCTGACGCGCGCCTTCACCGATCCCCGCCCCCTCGCCGGATACTCGACCGTGCAGACCCGGTCGGCCAGCGCGGGGCTCAACAGCGACTCTTCAGGCTTCCGCTGGTCGGTGAACGGCAATTATTCGGAAAATCAGACCGACATCACCACCAACCGCGCGCTGGACAGCGCAGCGCTGGAGGCCATGGTGGCCGCCGGCGCCGTCGATCCCTTCGGCGCGGACATCGGGCGCGGCCTGTCCTTCGCCTATCCCGATCGCAGCACCAGCCTGTCGAGCACCGCTTCGCTGATTGCCGAGGGATCGCGCGAGCTGTTCGCTCTGCCTGCCGGCGGGGTGCAACTGAACCTCAACGGCGGCTACACGCGTGAGGATATCCGCGGAACCGCGCTGCGATCGGGCGAGGCGTTCGCCACCGATCTCGGCCGCGGCACGGCCAGCGTGGGCGGCAACGTCTCGCTGCCCATCAGCAGCCGGCGCGAAGGCGTGTGGGACGCAATCGGCGATCTCACACTGAACGCCAATGCGGGTTACAGGCAGCTGACCGATTTCGGCGGCATCGCCAGCTACGGCGGTGGCTTCAACTGGTCCCCGGCCGAGCGGCTCAGCATCCTGTTCAGCTATATCGGCGAGGAAAGCGCGCCGGGCATTTCCGATCTAGGCGCGCCGATCATCGTCACGCCCAATGTGCCGATATTCGATTTCACCACCGGCCAGTCCGTGTTGATCGACCGGACGACGGGCGGCAACCCGCTGCTGCTCGCCGAGCGCCGCAATGACATCAAGTTCAACATCGGTTGGGAGCCGCCCTTCCTCGACGATTTCCGGATCGAGGCGGAGTATAACCGCAACCGCTCGCGCGATGTGACCAACGCCTTTCCGCTGCTCACTCCCGCCATCGAAGGCGCATTCCCGGACCGCGTGACGCGCGGGCCGGACGGGACGCTGCTGGCGCTCGATGCCCGGCCCGTCACCTTCAGCGAAGTGAATGCCGAGCGTATCCGCTGGGGCCTCAACTATCGCGGCGAATTCGGCGGCAACAAGGATGAAGGCGAGGAGCGGCGCGGCGGACCGGGCGGCGAGCGGCGGGCCTCTCCGAAGCGCGTGGCACAGCAGGGAAGCACCCCGTCCGGCGAACGAAATGGACGCGCCGAAGGACAGTCCGAGGGCAAACCGGCGAACGGCGAAAAGGCGGAGGGTGAAGGCGGCGAGAAACAGGCCGAGCGGCCCCAGCAGCGGCAGCAGCGGGGCGGCGGGCGTCGCGGCGGGGGCATGTTCGGCCGCGGCAACGACGGCAAGGCGCGCTGGAACGTCTCGCTATACCACACCTACACGCTGCAGGACGAAGTCGTGATCCGGCCCGAACTGCCCCCGCTCGACCTTCTGAACGGAGACGCGATCGGCGCGAGCGGCAGCCCGCGTCACAAGGTAGAGCTGCAGGGCGGCATCTTCTACAAGGGCATGGGCATGTTCCTGCGCGGCAACTACGCCTCTGCGACCCGCGTCAACGGCGATCCGTTGACCGGCTCGAGCGATCTGTTCTTCGGCGATCTCGCGACCTTCGATCTGCGGCTGTTTGCCAATCTGGAGCAGGTGCTGAAGAAGAAGAAGGGCTTCTTCAAGGGTACTCGCGTTTCGCTCCGCGTCGACAATCTGTTCGGCGGCATCCAGAATGTGCGCGACGCGGACGGCAACACGCCGCTGCGCTACCAGCCCGGCTTCGTCGATCCCGTGGGCCGCTTTATCGAGATCGATTTCCGCAAGCAGTTCTGA